From one Leptospiraceae bacterium genomic stretch:
- a CDS encoding MCE family protein codes for MKYTIVGLFFFGLLGLSFNYTIVEKTNTDAMYPYRMKLYYTRIDGLREGTEVSVKGVDFGLVQEIKKVPVEDVPDQRFLESGKSHAIELTLIMREPITLWENYDVKFKNKTSFSGRSIDIEPGSFQDDKSTFFKPIYPKDGNVPYHSPSGKYYDDFFIASHNTLEENRPDIRRTIINLRELSVKLKSDKGTLPLLTNTEIVYNGLLDTTADARIILKEFRRYEEGIRETDTVFIPFSLVLYRQLIGSIYGNQY; via the coding sequence ATGAAATATACGATAGTTGGTTTATTTTTTTTCGGGCTACTCGGTCTTAGCTTCAACTATACTATCGTTGAAAAAACTAATACGGATGCAATGTATCCCTATCGAATGAAATTATACTACACACGTATCGATGGTCTTAGAGAAGGAACAGAAGTCTCTGTCAAGGGAGTTGACTTCGGACTCGTTCAAGAAATTAAAAAAGTTCCGGTAGAAGATGTTCCCGATCAAAGATTTCTTGAATCAGGAAAATCACATGCCATTGAGCTAACACTCATTATGCGGGAACCGATTACTCTCTGGGAAAACTACGATGTAAAATTTAAAAATAAAACTAGTTTTTCAGGAAGAAGTATAGACATTGAACCGGGAAGTTTTCAAGATGATAAGAGCACATTCTTTAAGCCGATTTATCCCAAAGATGGAAATGTCCCCTATCACTCTCCTTCTGGAAAATACTATGATGATTTTTTCATTGCCTCTCACAATACATTAGAAGAAAATCGACCCGATATACGGAGAACAATCATTAACCTCCGAGAGCTATCTGTAAAACTGAAGTCGGATAAGGGAACTTTGCCGCTACTTACAAATACCGAAATCGTTTACAATGGACTTTTAGATACGACTGCCGATGCTCGCATCATATTAAAAGAATTTCGCCGTTATGAAGAAGGAATTAGGGAAACAGATACAGTATTTATTCCCTTTTCCCTTGTCCTCTATCGTCAACTTATAGGCTCCATTTACGGAAATCAGTATTAG
- a CDS encoding ADP-ribosylglycohydrolase family protein, whose protein sequence is MKSKLDLIKGGIWGVCVGDALGLPVQFKLRNYFKRAPVSDMIGYGTFNLPPGSWSDDTSMTLCIAESLSRGYNLDDIANNFIKWFQKGYLTPYGTAYDIGGSTNSSIRRLVNGTSPLNSGDANIEANGNGSLMRTLPLAYYFHFKQTDEPTKYKMIKEVSAITHAHPLSVISCYIYIDFALLLLQGISIEKSFQIIVADKSKYLGYLNPAEKVYFQNIFEKDLKNFSEPQIKSSGFVIDSLEASFWCLLNFSDYKQTVIQAVNLGDDTDTIAAIAGGVAGIHYGFSSIPANWVSTIVKGNDIDAVCEVFAKSF, encoded by the coding sequence ATGAAATCAAAATTAGATTTAATCAAAGGCGGTATATGGGGAGTATGCGTTGGTGATGCACTTGGGCTACCTGTGCAATTTAAACTAAGAAATTATTTTAAGCGAGCACCGGTGAGCGATATGATTGGTTATGGAACATTTAATTTACCTCCGGGTAGTTGGTCGGATGATACTTCGATGACACTTTGCATTGCAGAAAGTTTAAGTAGAGGATACAATTTAGACGATATAGCTAATAATTTTATAAAGTGGTTTCAGAAAGGCTACCTTACTCCTTATGGGACCGCCTATGATATTGGTGGCTCAACGAATAGCTCAATCAGGCGACTAGTAAATGGCACTTCTCCATTAAACTCTGGAGATGCAAATATTGAGGCTAATGGCAACGGATCTCTCATGCGAACTTTGCCTTTGGCTTATTACTTTCATTTCAAACAAACAGACGAGCCGACAAAATATAAGATGATAAAAGAAGTATCTGCGATTACTCACGCTCATCCGCTCTCAGTGATTTCTTGTTATATTTATATTGACTTTGCATTGCTGCTATTGCAAGGAATTTCCATCGAGAAATCTTTTCAAATCATTGTAGCGGATAAGAGCAAATACCTCGGGTATTTGAATCCAGCAGAGAAAGTTTATTTTCAGAATATTTTCGAAAAAGACTTAAAGAATTTCTCTGAGCCGCAGATAAAATCGAGTGGGTTTGTGATTGATTCTCTTGAAGCATCTTTCTGGTGTTTATTGAATTTTTCTGATTACAAGCAGACTGTAATTCAAGCAGTTAATCTCGGAGACGATACAGATACGATAGCCGCCATAGCAGGTGGAGTAGCCGGCATTCATTATGGATTTAGTTCTATTCCTGCGAATTGGGTGAGCACGATTGTAAAAGGGAATGATATAGATGCAGTTTGTGAGGTGTTTGCTAAGAGTTTTTAG
- a CDS encoding TetR family transcriptional regulator, whose product MIRKNKNKTKEKILKVAMELIYEKGFVNTSVQDILDKCKLTKPAFYYYFPSKDELGIEYLTKQEEVNRDFLLTLMNSSKTPEDFAAKWVSVIKKWSKVKKYNGCPFVNFLNQLDISNTKFNSKFKEIELSWTSVYKKYLQEQSSKGLIDKATDLDKVARKMALIYEGSINLWKMSRDLKYIDFMGEELKELMVSLKVKK is encoded by the coding sequence ATGATTAGAAAGAATAAAAACAAAACCAAAGAAAAAATCTTAAAAGTAGCCATGGAGCTAATTTATGAGAAAGGTTTTGTGAATACATCTGTTCAAGATATTCTAGATAAATGTAAACTCACCAAGCCCGCCTTTTATTATTATTTTCCATCCAAAGATGAACTAGGGATAGAATATCTTACAAAGCAAGAAGAGGTTAATCGGGATTTTCTGCTGACACTTATGAATTCAAGTAAGACACCAGAAGACTTCGCAGCAAAATGGGTAAGTGTAATAAAGAAATGGAGCAAGGTAAAGAAATACAATGGATGCCCATTCGTAAATTTTCTAAATCAACTTGATATAAGCAATACAAAGTTCAATTCTAAATTCAAAGAGATTGAGCTTAGTTGGACTTCTGTTTATAAAAAATACCTACAAGAACAATCAAGTAAAGGGTTAATCGACAAAGCAACCGACTTAGACAAAGTTGCCCGCAAAATGGCTTTGATTTATGAAGGTTCAATTAACTTATGGAAGATGAGTCGAGATTTAAAATACATAGATTTTATGGGCGAAGAACTCAAAGAGTTAATGGTTTCGCTAAAGGTAAAAAAATGA
- a CDS encoding sterol desaturase family protein gives MLGFITGLFYANAFEWVAHKYLLHEEGKKKDSFWRFHWGEHHKLTRQNNFRDPSYERSLLEWNPQSKELAGLVLGGIAHLPLALISPSFVAGIFFSGGYYYYVHKKSHLDPDWGRENLPWHYDHHMGPDQDMNFCVTFPLFDHVMGTRVKYLGTERELEDRSRRQAKLAAVQ, from the coding sequence ATGTTAGGCTTTATAACTGGCTTATTTTATGCGAATGCATTTGAGTGGGTTGCACATAAATACTTACTCCACGAAGAAGGAAAGAAGAAGGATAGCTTTTGGAGATTTCATTGGGGAGAGCATCATAAACTAACGAGACAAAATAATTTTAGAGACCCGTCGTATGAGCGCAGCCTACTCGAATGGAATCCACAGAGTAAAGAACTAGCCGGACTTGTTCTTGGAGGTATTGCTCATTTGCCTCTAGCTCTTATCTCTCCGAGTTTTGTAGCTGGAATTTTCTTTTCAGGGGGTTATTACTATTATGTGCATAAGAAATCTCACCTAGACCCTGACTGGGGAAGAGAAAATCTACCCTGGCATTACGACCACCATATGGGACCTGACCAGGATATGAATTTTTGTGTTACGTTTCCTCTATTTGATCATGTAATGGGAACTCGTGTTAAATATCTTGGAACGGAACGAGAATTAGAAGATCGAAGTCGCAGACAAGCAAAATTAGCCGCAGTGCAATGA
- a CDS encoding PQQ-like beta-propeller repeat protein — MGSFKLFSDSNQLPSEFAYNFNCAAAKSCNLLLNHTEEDLFEIEDGYKYYGNSLGEFYCEEVSAAKKIKWKRTLGAGIYARPLILDDKVIFGSKDGALYALNKNTGSIVWKYNTAGEVITSAAANKEQIVFSSTDGNIYSITQRHGARKWLHLASYKINTNPVVFNDKVFFGDADGNFYCLSADNGSLLWKIHLTGTILPHPSVEKNTMYIATTNDLMAIDLKSGKQNWKVGIPKLKKASVVLAGDNLLLYDFIDSITYYNPWSGKKLGTRFQKPAGRQKIYNFDGEETN; from the coding sequence TTGGGAAGTTTTAAATTATTTTCTGATTCGAATCAGCTTCCATCCGAGTTCGCCTATAACTTTAATTGTGCAGCGGCTAAGAGTTGTAATCTTCTACTGAATCATACAGAGGAAGATCTATTTGAAATTGAAGACGGATATAAATATTACGGCAATAGTCTTGGTGAATTCTATTGTGAAGAAGTTTCTGCGGCAAAGAAAATAAAATGGAAGAGAACTCTTGGAGCTGGAATCTATGCTCGCCCTTTAATTTTAGATGACAAAGTGATTTTTGGCTCTAAAGATGGAGCGTTATACGCACTCAATAAAAACACTGGAAGTATTGTATGGAAATACAACACCGCAGGAGAGGTAATAACTTCGGCAGCGGCTAACAAAGAACAAATTGTATTTAGTAGCACAGATGGAAATATTTATTCGATTACACAAAGACATGGTGCAAGGAAATGGTTGCATTTAGCGAGTTATAAAATCAATACTAATCCCGTTGTATTTAACGACAAAGTTTTTTTTGGAGATGCGGACGGAAACTTTTATTGTCTAAGTGCGGATAATGGCTCTTTGCTCTGGAAGATACATCTTACTGGAACAATATTACCTCATCCATCTGTTGAAAAGAATACAATGTATATTGCGACTACAAATGATCTAATGGCAATCGACTTAAAATCTGGAAAGCAAAACTGGAAAGTGGGAATTCCTAAACTCAAAAAAGCAAGCGTAGTATTGGCAGGTGATAATCTTTTGCTTTATGATTTTATTGATTCAATCACTTATTATAATCCATGGTCTGGAAAGAAATTAGGAACTAGATTCCAAAAACCAGCAGGTAGGCAAAAGATTTACAATTTCGACGGGGAAGAAACCAATTAG
- the mtnA gene encoding S-methyl-5-thioribose-1-phosphate isomerase, giving the protein MAQREILKSILWKGNRLSLLDQRKIPASKEFIDCKSLEDVIFCIKSMVVRGAPAIALTGIFGLVLELKNAKEKLVYNNFLRKTKTLLESRPTAVNLRLAIEDYLKLITETVYLTKTLKELIQLSEKYALSLLEQDLKWNLQIGKNSLSLFPKRPKELSILTHCNTGALATAGHGTAIGIIRSLRDAGYKLTVYADETRPYQQGSRLTAWEMQEENIPCYIIAEGMSAWLFQNRKIDAVIVGADRIAPNGDTANKIGTYALSIVAKENKIPFYVAATKTSFDFSIKDGSQIPIEMREEEELTQNSFLKDLNGNPYLPKGILSPVKARALNPSFDVTPAKYISGIVTELGIIQPVNSREIKRVVV; this is encoded by the coding sequence ATGGCGCAAAGAGAAATTCTCAAATCAATACTTTGGAAAGGAAATAGACTTTCTCTTCTTGACCAAAGAAAGATTCCTGCGAGTAAAGAATTCATCGACTGTAAGTCTTTAGAAGACGTAATATTCTGCATAAAGTCGATGGTAGTTCGCGGTGCGCCTGCAATTGCCTTGACCGGCATATTCGGATTAGTCTTAGAATTAAAAAATGCAAAAGAGAAATTAGTATACAATAATTTTTTGCGCAAGACAAAGACTCTATTAGAGTCGAGACCAACGGCTGTTAACCTCCGACTTGCTATTGAAGACTATTTAAAATTAATAACCGAGACCGTATATTTAACCAAGACTCTGAAAGAGCTAATCCAATTATCTGAAAAATATGCATTATCTCTTTTAGAACAAGATTTAAAATGGAATCTACAAATTGGGAAAAACAGTTTAAGTCTTTTTCCTAAAAGACCAAAAGAACTTTCCATTCTGACTCATTGCAATACCGGCGCACTTGCTACAGCAGGGCATGGAACGGCAATCGGCATTATCCGCTCTCTTCGAGATGCAGGTTACAAACTCACGGTCTATGCAGATGAAACAAGACCTTACCAACAAGGCTCAAGGCTTACAGCCTGGGAAATGCAAGAAGAAAATATTCCCTGCTATATTATCGCAGAAGGAATGAGTGCCTGGTTATTTCAAAATCGAAAGATAGATGCGGTGATTGTTGGTGCAGATAGAATTGCGCCTAACGGTGATACTGCGAATAAGATTGGAACCTATGCACTATCTATTGTCGCAAAGGAAAATAAAATTCCTTTTTATGTGGCAGCAACTAAGACTAGCTTTGATTTTTCCATTAAAGATGGATCGCAAATTCCAATCGAGATGAGAGAAGAAGAAGAGCTAACGCAAAATTCTTTCTTAAAAGATTTAAATGGAAATCCTTACCTTCCAAAAGGTATTCTCTCCCCTGTTAAAGCAAGAGCACTCAATCCATCTTTTGATGTAACGCCTGCAAAGTATATTTCCGGTATCGTCACCGAATTAGGAATTATTCAGCCTGTGAATTCGCGTGAGATAAAACGAGTCGTAGTCTAG
- a CDS encoding GNAT family N-acetyltransferase, producing the protein MQKEIQIINIDTKHRAQAIELVNQFFRQVNAMKLDGVFKIKPRAAVKMVDIYLKLQGTGKVVFVGAFEDDELVSLLIARTEERPHLEEEKILYIDLAVTKRGRMKKGYMHSLLDYTESWAKKKKIPVIELRAITENRDAVRFWANRGYSDFYIRFRKIVKG; encoded by the coding sequence ATGCAAAAAGAAATTCAAATCATAAACATCGATACCAAGCATCGAGCACAGGCGATAGAATTAGTAAATCAATTCTTTCGGCAAGTGAATGCAATGAAACTCGATGGAGTTTTTAAGATTAAGCCAAGAGCTGCAGTTAAGATGGTCGATATTTATTTAAAGCTCCAAGGCACGGGCAAAGTCGTATTTGTCGGTGCTTTCGAGGACGATGAATTAGTTTCCTTACTCATAGCTCGAACAGAAGAAAGACCTCATTTAGAAGAGGAAAAAATTTTATACATTGATCTGGCTGTTACCAAGAGAGGTCGTATGAAGAAAGGCTATATGCATTCTCTTCTGGATTATACCGAAAGCTGGGCAAAGAAAAAAAAGATTCCTGTTATCGAATTACGGGCTATAACAGAGAATCGCGATGCTGTTCGATTCTGGGCTAATCGTGGTTATTCGGACTTTTATATCCGATTTCGTAAGATTGTGAAAGGCTAA
- the cysW gene encoding sulfate ABC transporter permease subunit CysW, protein MQAWKEKTRRKKMKNNLNTSESFFVKFILTSIALLFILIVLVVPMFSIFIYAFEKGYEVYLESITDPMAVSAMKLTLIAVLFTVPLNLIFGVAASWAIARFEFTGRSLLISLIDIPFSVSPIISGMIYVLIFGTQGYFGEYLYNHDIKVIFATPGIVLVTIFVTFPFIARELIPIMQSLGSEEEEAAIILGASGWQTFWKVTLPNIKWGILYGVILCNARAMGEFGAVSVVSGHIRGLTNTIPLHVEILYNEYNYVGAFAVASILTLAAIATLIIKEIINYFSHKGDKS, encoded by the coding sequence ATGCAGGCTTGGAAAGAAAAAACTCGGCGTAAGAAAATGAAAAACAATTTAAATACCTCTGAATCTTTTTTTGTAAAATTTATTTTAACATCCATTGCACTGCTCTTTATACTGATTGTTTTGGTTGTTCCTATGTTCTCGATCTTCATTTACGCATTTGAAAAAGGATATGAAGTATATTTGGAAAGTATCACTGACCCAATGGCAGTTTCCGCAATGAAGCTTACATTGATTGCAGTGCTTTTTACAGTGCCTCTGAATTTAATTTTTGGAGTGGCTGCCTCTTGGGCAATCGCACGGTTTGAATTTACTGGAAGGAGTTTGTTAATTTCTTTAATTGACATTCCCTTCTCAGTCTCACCAATCATTTCAGGAATGATTTATGTTCTTATCTTTGGAACGCAAGGCTACTTCGGAGAATACTTATACAATCATGATATCAAAGTTATTTTTGCAACACCCGGAATTGTGCTTGTAACTATCTTCGTAACGTTCCCATTCATCGCACGGGAGCTAATACCAATTATGCAATCCCTTGGCTCAGAGGAAGAGGAAGCGGCAATCATCCTCGGCGCAAGTGGTTGGCAAACTTTCTGGAAAGTAACATTACCAAATATCAAATGGGGAATTTTGTATGGAGTAATTCTTTGCAATGCAAGAGCGATGGGAGAATTTGGTGCTGTATCTGTCGTATCCGGACATATTCGGGGGCTAACGAACACTATCCCATTGCATGTAGAAATTTTATATAACGAGTATAACTATGTTGGTGCATTTGCCGTAGCTTCAATTTTAACATTAGCCGCTATCGCAACTTTAATCATAAAAGAAATTATAAATTACTTCAGTCATAAAGGTGATAAATCATGA
- a CDS encoding DUF1801 domain-containing protein — MSSKTQIKFKTVEEYIATFPTEIQELLKSMRSIIKSAAPKAEELISYNMPAFQLDKMLVYYAAWNSHIGFYPTASGIEEFKEDLSKYENSKGAIKFPIDKPLPVSLITKIVKFRVKENLEKTKSKILAKNVREIVRK; from the coding sequence ATGAGCAGCAAAACACAAATAAAATTTAAGACTGTAGAAGAATACATAGCAACCTTTCCAACAGAAATTCAGGAATTACTTAAGAGTATGCGCTCTATTATTAAATCTGCGGCTCCAAAGGCGGAAGAACTTATCAGCTATAATATGCCCGCATTTCAATTAGATAAAATGCTAGTATACTATGCGGCTTGGAATTCCCATATTGGATTTTATCCGACAGCATCTGGAATAGAAGAATTCAAAGAAGACCTATCTAAATATGAAAACTCTAAAGGTGCCATAAAATTTCCAATCGACAAACCGCTACCAGTCAGTCTCATCACAAAGATTGTAAAATTTAGAGTAAAAGAAAATTTAGAAAAGACAAAAAGTAAAATCTTAGCTAAAAATGTTAGAGAAATTGTAAGAAAATAA
- a CDS encoding C40 family peptidase, which produces MKQFVIVFLFTFSLYAELSKAEKDNLTKTAEWLAAFDIKYSKAWTPPDSNKPVKLDCSGTVQYLYSKALSKTMPRDSYSQYNFFKEKGWLFQPPKGADNKVNTEELKKQLKFGDLIYWQDSYNVPPDRTPPVSHVMIYMGTDVTGVMRVAGSNTWGDGLITKGGGPDIYVFDPNQKIGCVREVEGDKKSKCLRDSAFIGFARFDAEKQVIEIKPKEDKNPDIVTPKENSHDPQKPDPDVELR; this is translated from the coding sequence ATGAAACAATTTGTCATCGTATTCCTTTTTACTTTTTCTCTTTATGCAGAGCTTTCGAAAGCGGAAAAAGACAATCTCACAAAGACAGCAGAATGGCTTGCGGCATTCGATATAAAATATTCCAAAGCATGGACTCCGCCTGATAGCAATAAGCCGGTGAAGCTAGACTGCTCCGGGACTGTTCAATATCTATACAGCAAAGCATTGAGCAAAACAATGCCACGCGATTCTTATTCGCAATACAATTTTTTCAAAGAGAAGGGCTGGTTGTTTCAGCCTCCGAAAGGTGCGGATAATAAGGTGAATACGGAAGAATTAAAAAAGCAATTAAAGTTTGGTGATTTAATCTACTGGCAGGATTCATACAATGTGCCACCCGATAGAACACCACCAGTAAGTCATGTTATGATCTATATGGGAACGGATGTAACAGGCGTTATGCGCGTTGCAGGCTCTAATACCTGGGGCGATGGTCTAATCACGAAAGGAGGAGGACCTGATATTTATGTATTTGACCCAAATCAAAAGATTGGTTGTGTTAGAGAAGTTGAAGGAGATAAAAAGAGCAAATGCTTGCGTGATAGTGCCTTCATTGGCTTCGCACGATTTGACGCTGAAAAGCAGGTAATAGAGATTAAACCCAAAGAAGATAAAAATCCAGACATAGTAACTCCAAAGGAAAACAGTCATGATCCTCAAAAGCCAGATCCAGATGTGGAACTAAGATGA
- a CDS encoding metallophosphoesterase produces the protein MNSKTPTILLFLLILATFSACEFMIHRMPNPRPTTKNYSTENQKEEKSRGELRFIVIGDWGEKGNFFQKQVASAMNKIRTQQKIDFILTTGDNFYQTGVNDINDLHFQESFEKIYPASNKIPWYIALGNHDYMGNIQSLIDYSEKNSFWIIPSPYYSFEKNLTQSKKVLFVITDTNEFIHFLGFRYRSYMRKEKGVTQLNWMNIVLRENSSQWKIVVGHHPVYSAGDHGDTVSLQSEFLDNLENNGVDLYFSGHDHDLQFLKNPKKRTHFFISGAGSKVREMKSNPFSIFAKAEAGFIVVTLKERDALVQFIDKDAKEIFRTNIQK, from the coding sequence ATGAATTCGAAAACACCTACCATTCTCCTGTTTCTTTTGATATTAGCCACTTTTTCCGCCTGTGAGTTCATGATTCACAGAATGCCTAACCCAAGACCGACGACTAAGAATTATTCCACTGAAAATCAAAAAGAAGAAAAATCGAGAGGTGAATTGCGATTTATCGTTATTGGAGATTGGGGCGAAAAGGGAAATTTTTTTCAAAAGCAAGTTGCCTCTGCTATGAATAAAATCAGGACCCAGCAGAAAATAGACTTTATCCTCACGACGGGAGATAATTTTTATCAAACCGGAGTCAATGATATAAACGATCTACATTTCCAAGAATCGTTTGAGAAAATTTATCCCGCTTCAAACAAAATTCCCTGGTATATCGCACTGGGTAATCACGATTATATGGGCAATATTCAAAGCCTAATTGATTATAGTGAGAAAAATTCTTTTTGGATTATTCCTAGCCCTTATTACTCCTTCGAGAAAAACTTAACTCAATCAAAGAAAGTGTTATTTGTAATTACAGATACGAATGAGTTCATTCATTTCTTGGGATTTCGTTATAGGTCTTATATGAGAAAAGAAAAGGGAGTCACACAATTGAATTGGATGAACATAGTTTTGAGAGAAAATTCCTCGCAGTGGAAAATCGTTGTTGGCCACCATCCAGTGTATTCAGCCGGAGACCACGGAGATACTGTTTCCCTTCAAAGCGAGTTCCTGGATAATTTAGAGAATAACGGGGTAGATTTGTATTTTTCAGGTCACGATCATGATTTGCAATTTCTAAAAAATCCGAAGAAGAGAACTCACTTTTTTATCTCCGGAGCTGGTTCAAAGGTGCGCGAAATGAAGAGTAACCCCTTCTCTATCTTTGCAAAAGCAGAGGCGGGGTTTATTGTAGTTACCCTTAAAGAAAGAGATGCATTGGTTCAATTTATCGACAAAGATGCAAAAGAAATTTTTAGAACCAATATTCAGAAATGA
- a CDS encoding NifU N-terminal domain-containing protein produces the protein MSLISKLFSLLEPRKSISVNLSPLQFSDNAIQKIKNHLENRPANVKSAFKVVVVYQKEKILCQVGFDDYKSIRKTLNDYPIPLIISEQDELFLRGSYIDFHSEEEAYFHYPNVHLEVSTRSNDSIFVFQLDRYVVFPDSPVKTYALTKEQFDSSLPNLIQLLFKTEKVESIYLDNNFISVERIKEVDKYKFEEEIADIILSYYEKCGYPLYITDSSIEAKPIDK, from the coding sequence ATGAGTTTAATTTCAAAGCTATTCTCTCTCCTAGAACCGCGTAAATCAATTAGTGTAAATCTGTCTCCTTTACAATTTTCCGACAATGCAATTCAAAAAATAAAAAATCATTTAGAAAATAGACCGGCTAATGTCAAATCAGCATTCAAAGTAGTGGTAGTCTATCAAAAGGAAAAAATTCTTTGTCAGGTTGGCTTCGACGATTACAAATCTATTCGCAAGACTTTAAACGATTATCCTATACCACTCATCATAAGCGAGCAAGATGAATTATTTTTACGGGGCTCATATATAGACTTTCACTCAGAAGAAGAGGCTTACTTTCATTATCCAAACGTTCACCTGGAAGTATCAACTAGATCGAATGACTCTATCTTTGTATTTCAACTAGATAGGTATGTCGTATTTCCTGATTCGCCAGTCAAGACTTACGCGTTGACTAAAGAGCAATTTGATAGCTCACTTCCTAACTTGATTCAATTACTATTTAAAACAGAAAAAGTCGAATCTATTTATCTAGATAATAATTTTATCTCAGTCGAAAGAATAAAAGAGGTAGATAAATATAAATTCGAAGAAGAGATTGCTGACATTATTCTTTCCTATTATGAGAAGTGCGGCTATCCGCTCTATATCACAGATTCAAGTATTGAGGCAAAGCCAATTGATAAATAG
- a CDS encoding adenylate/guanylate cyclase domain-containing protein: MKLLEKVKANLNRKLMSSSVLKVLEEEELNGAIIANRFRYLFLFLIVAGAAINQFEIKDLEARNKGIIIYVTGFFIYFAITIFHTRILTCGNKNKIRFFGFVTVLSDFAVLTGMMFSWYKLESADNFNYFLKNPSFIYFLFPFILSLIQIRLSLTIVSIVAFLSIHISSVIYGMYLGVPLSVDWKLYILGDQIYTSDLFLSRPIAYSSLALAIGFSIYRTIFMVKRIGTIEAEKKSLSKYFSPEIVEEITKNPEVLNQGKRQEVTILFQDIRNFTKMSEGMNPDELAEFLNEFRARMTNVVFANGGTLDKYIGDAIMATFGTPNVTPNDTVNAVNTGLQMLSSLSEWNMIRKKQGKEEIRIGIGLHCGEVFTGSVGFAGRMEYTVIGDAVNTASRIESLCKQFQAEFLISDEVYQKVKNSIQAETLPLVEVKGKEKPLQVYKVIS, from the coding sequence ATGAAACTACTAGAAAAAGTAAAAGCCAATCTCAATCGAAAATTAATGTCTTCTTCTGTTTTGAAGGTATTAGAAGAAGAAGAGTTAAATGGTGCAATCATTGCAAATCGATTTAGATATTTGTTTTTATTTTTAATTGTTGCAGGGGCAGCAATTAATCAATTTGAAATAAAAGATTTGGAAGCACGAAATAAAGGAATTATCATTTATGTGACAGGATTTTTTATTTATTTTGCGATTACTATTTTTCATACCCGCATTTTGACTTGTGGTAATAAAAATAAAATTCGCTTTTTTGGCTTTGTGACTGTTCTTTCTGATTTTGCTGTTTTGACAGGAATGATGTTTTCCTGGTATAAGTTGGAGAGTGCGGATAATTTTAATTATTTTCTGAAAAATCCATCCTTTATATATTTTTTGTTTCCTTTCATCTTGTCCTTAATACAAATTCGTTTGTCTTTAACGATAGTTTCCATAGTTGCGTTTCTTAGTATTCATATTTCTTCTGTTATATATGGAATGTATTTAGGTGTTCCCTTATCAGTTGATTGGAAATTGTATATTTTAGGAGATCAAATATATACCAGTGATTTATTTCTTTCTAGACCAATAGCTTACAGCAGTTTGGCGCTAGCGATTGGCTTTTCTATTTATAGAACCATTTTTATGGTGAAAAGAATTGGAACTATCGAAGCAGAAAAAAAATCTCTTAGTAAATATTTTTCTCCTGAAATTGTCGAAGAGATTACAAAAAATCCTGAGGTGTTAAATCAAGGAAAAAGGCAAGAGGTCACGATACTCTTTCAGGATATTCGCAATTTTACAAAAATGTCAGAGGGAATGAATCCGGATGAATTGGCTGAATTCTTAAATGAATTTAGAGCAAGGATGACGAATGTAGTATTTGCAAATGGAGGAACATTAGACAAATACATTGGAGATGCAATCATGGCAACGTTCGGAACACCGAATGTTACGCCTAACGACACGGTGAATGCGGTCAATACAGGATTACAAATGTTATCCTCACTAAGCGAATGGAATATGATTCGAAAGAAACAAGGCAAAGAAGAAATACGAATTGGAATTGGTCTTCATTGTGGAGAAGTTTTTACTGGTAGTGTTGGATTTGCCGGTAGAATGGAATATACCGTTATCGGAGATGCAGTCAATACTGCTTCTCGTATAGAAAGTCTTTGTAAGCAGTTTCAAGCAGAGTTTTTGATTTCCGATGAGGTCTATCAAAAAGTTAAGAATTCGATTCAAGCAGAAACTCTTCCATTAGTTGAAGTAAAAGGAAAAGAAAAACCCTTACAGGTTTACAAAGTTATTTCCTGA